A stretch of Brassica napus cultivar Da-Ae chromosome C6, Da-Ae, whole genome shotgun sequence DNA encodes these proteins:
- the LOC106413287 gene encoding uncharacterized protein LOC106413287 — MNVYLWDEAAESFRLKFDSSAATPTVLLVTTVNPKRLDGKLCLSSMSSSRVFLDEEVDPTNEYLAWLTTNPSVTSLVNPVEVVKAETLKIGEIAAFLKRQPAQVAYFDCIATIDDVKLGTEWYYIACKDCQTKLNCGPTTLLCPKCGNENATAVAK, encoded by the exons ATGAACGTCTATCTATGGGACGAGGCCGCTGAAAGTTTCCGCCTCAAGTTTGACTCAAGTGCAGCCACTCCAACTGTTCTATTGGTCACAACGGTCAATCCTAAGAGGCTCGATG GGAAATTGTGCCTAAGTTCAATGTCCTCTTCAAGAGTGTTTTTGGATGAAGAGGTTGACCCCACCAATGAATACTTGGCCTg GTTGACCACGAACCCTTCTGTAACTTCTTTGGTGAACCCTGTTGAGGTGGTCAAAGCTGAGACTCTCAAAATAGGTGAGATTGCCGCCTTCCTCAAGCGTCAGCCTGCTCAG GTTGCCTACTTTGACTGCATTGCCACAATTGATGATGTCAAGCTTGGCACTGAGTGGTATTACATTGCTTGCAAGGATTGCCAGACCAAGTTAAACTGTGGGCCGACAACATTACTTTGTCCAAAATGCGGGAATGAAAATGCTACTGCAGTAGCCAAGTAA
- the LOC106412042 gene encoding serine acetyltransferase 1, chloroplastic, translating into MAPCIYTSNTHLSQDDNSRFRYMNLFPDRHITKTSNSNSLDGEDDDVWVKMLEEAKSDVEQEPILSNYYYSSITSHRSLDTALANILSVKLSTLTLQSNTLFELFIGVLQESPEIMESVKRDLLAAKERDPACLSYVHCFLSFKGFLACQSHRIAHKLWSQDRKILALLIQNRVSEAFAVDIHPGAKIGDHATGVVIGETAVVGHNVSILHGVTLGGTGKQCGDRHPKIGDGVLIGAGSCILGNITIGEGAKVGSGSVVLKDVPPRTTAVGNPARLIGGKENPKTVDKIPGLTMDQTSYLTQWSDYVI; encoded by the coding sequence ATGGCACCCTGCATCTACACGTCCAATACCCATCTATCTCAAGACGACAATTCTCGGTTCCGTTACATGAATCTCTTCCCTGATCGGCACATCACGAAAACCTCCAACTCAAACTCTCTGGACGGTGAAGATGATGATGTCTGGGTTAAGATGCTAGAAGAAGCTAAATCCGACGTTGAGCAAGAACCCATTTTGTCAAACTACTACTACTCTTCCATTACGTCGCATCGCTCGTTAGACACCGCTTTGGCGAACATTCTCTCCGTGAAGCTCAGCACTTTAACCTTACAAAGCAACACCCTCTTCGAACTCTTCATCGGCGTCTTACAAGAAAGCCCAGAGATCATGGAATCTGTGAAGCGAGACCTGTTAGCAGCAAAGGAAAGAGACCCAGCTTGCTTAAGCTACGTCCATTGCTTCCTAAGCTTCAAAGGCTTCCTCGCTTGTCAATCTCATCGCATCGCTCACAAGCTCTGGTCTCAAGACAGAAAGATCCTCGCTTTACTCATCCAAAACAGAGTTTCCGAAGCTTTCGCCGTCGATATTCACCCGGGAGCGAAGATCGGAGACCACGCGACGGGGGTGGTGATCGGAGAGACGGCGGTGGTTGGACACAACGTTTCGATTCTCCACGGCGTGACGCTGGGAGGAACAGGGAAGCAGTGCGGCGATAGGCATCCGAAGATCGGCGATGGAGTCTTGATCGGAGCCGGGAGTTGTATACTGGGGAATATTACGATCGGAGAGGGAGCTAAGGTTGGATCGGGGTCGGTGGTGCTTAAGGACGTGCCGCCGCGTACGACGGCGGTTGGAAACCCGGCGAGATTGATTGGGGGGAAGGAGAATCCGAAAACGGTAGATAAGATTCCAGGTTTGACCATGGACCAGACATCGTATTTGACCCAATGGTCTGATTATGTTATCTAA